In Herbaspirillum seropedicae, a single window of DNA contains:
- a CDS encoding aromatic ring-hydroxylating oxygenase subunit alpha has protein sequence MSDLATFAKLARSNAQLPVHVYFDEPLYQRELKQLFQQGPRYVGHELMVPEAGDYSTLPWENEGRMLVRNAQGIELVSNVCRHRQAKMLDGRGHASNIVCPLHRWTYDLKGELIGAPHFGQTPCMNLSKTPLQSWNGLLFEANGVDIADKLKNLGVTRDLDFSGYLYDHTEVHECDYNWKTFIEVYLEDYHVEPFHPGLGNFVSCSDLKWEFGRDYSVQTVGVNHGLIKSGSPTYAKWQEKLLQFSNGKPPKFGAIWLTLYPNIMVEWYPHVLVVSTLWPTGPQKTTNVVEFYYPEEIALFERELVEAERAAYMETCVEDDEIALRMDAGRRILMDRGTSEVGPYQSPMEDGMQHFHEWYRKQLEVPPGTATTP, from the coding sequence ATGTCCGATCTTGCTACTTTTGCCAAATTGGCGCGTTCAAACGCGCAACTTCCAGTCCACGTCTACTTCGACGAACCGCTCTATCAGCGGGAACTGAAACAACTCTTCCAGCAAGGACCTCGTTACGTCGGCCATGAGCTGATGGTGCCCGAAGCGGGCGACTACTCCACTTTGCCGTGGGAAAACGAAGGCCGCATGCTGGTGCGCAACGCGCAGGGGATCGAGCTGGTCTCCAATGTCTGCCGTCATCGCCAGGCCAAGATGCTCGACGGCCGCGGTCATGCCAGCAACATCGTCTGTCCGTTGCATCGCTGGACCTATGATCTGAAGGGTGAACTGATCGGTGCGCCGCATTTCGGCCAGACACCGTGCATGAACTTGTCCAAGACACCGCTGCAGAGCTGGAACGGCCTGCTGTTCGAGGCCAATGGCGTCGACATCGCCGACAAGCTCAAGAACCTGGGCGTGACGCGCGACCTGGACTTCTCCGGCTATCTGTACGACCACACCGAAGTGCATGAGTGCGACTACAACTGGAAGACCTTCATCGAGGTCTACCTGGAGGATTACCACGTCGAGCCCTTCCATCCGGGCCTGGGCAATTTCGTCAGCTGCTCCGATCTGAAGTGGGAGTTCGGCCGCGACTACAGCGTGCAGACCGTGGGCGTGAACCACGGCCTGATCAAGTCCGGTTCGCCCACCTATGCCAAGTGGCAGGAAAAGCTGCTGCAGTTCTCCAATGGCAAGCCGCCCAAGTTCGGCGCGATCTGGCTCACGCTCTATCCCAACATCATGGTGGAGTGGTATCCGCATGTGCTGGTGGTCTCCACGCTGTGGCCGACCGGTCCGCAGAAGACCACCAACGTGGTGGAGTTCTACTATCCGGAAGAGATCGCCCTCTTCGAGCGCGAGCTGGTGGAAGCCGAGCGCGCCGCCTACATGGAGACCTGCGTGGAGGACGACGAGATCGCCCTGCGCATGGATGCCGGCCGTCGTATACTCATGGATCGCGGCACCAGTGAAGTCGGGCCCTACCAGTCGCCCATGGAAGACGGCATGCAGCACTTCCACGAGTGGTACCGCAAGCAACTGGAGGTGCCGCCCGGCACAGCCACCACACCATAA
- a CDS encoding DMT family transporter: MQSLWMLVASFLFSIMGVCVKLASDYYSTSEIVLCRGLIGISVIAALVRVRGGTFRTPFPRDHLIRGGVGVISLWLWFYSFSLLPVATATTLNYMSSIWIAVMLFAAAWWQGNKKFEWGLAATVVLSFIGVALLMRPSLDADQLLGGAISLFSGVLSALVYLQVRKLGLLGEPEYRVVFYFSLTGVLAGLVGSVATGRVPLWHSHSWQGAALVIMIGLTATLAQIAMTRAYRLGNTLVTANLQYTGIVFSSLFGVLVWNDAPGWLGWLGMGVILASGLLATYHNHRSSQIAARNLPKVDPIATEV, encoded by the coding sequence ATGCAATCGCTCTGGATGCTTGTCGCATCATTCCTGTTTTCCATCATGGGCGTGTGCGTCAAGCTCGCCAGTGACTACTACAGCACGTCTGAAATCGTGCTGTGCCGGGGCCTCATCGGCATCTCGGTGATCGCCGCCCTGGTGCGCGTGCGCGGCGGCACCTTCCGCACGCCCTTCCCGCGCGACCACCTCATCCGTGGCGGCGTGGGCGTGATCTCGCTGTGGCTGTGGTTCTATTCCTTCAGCCTGCTGCCGGTGGCCACGGCCACGACGCTGAACTACATGTCCTCGATCTGGATCGCGGTGATGCTGTTTGCGGCGGCCTGGTGGCAGGGCAACAAGAAATTCGAGTGGGGCCTGGCGGCCACCGTGGTGCTGAGCTTCATCGGCGTGGCCCTGCTGATGCGTCCTTCGCTGGACGCCGACCAGTTGCTGGGCGGGGCGATCTCGCTGTTCTCGGGGGTGCTCTCGGCGCTGGTGTACCTGCAGGTGCGCAAGCTGGGGTTGCTGGGGGAACCGGAATATCGCGTGGTGTTCTACTTTTCACTGACCGGCGTACTGGCCGGCCTGGTGGGCAGCGTGGCCACTGGCCGCGTGCCGCTGTGGCACAGCCATTCGTGGCAGGGCGCGGCGCTGGTGATCATGATAGGCTTGACCGCCACGCTGGCGCAGATCGCCATGACCCGCGCCTACCGGCTGGGCAATACGCTGGTCACGGCCAACCTGCAATATACGGGCATCGTGTTTTCAAGCCTGTTTGGCGTACTGGTCTGGAACGATGCACCGGGCTGGCTCGGCTGGCTGGGCATGGGCGTCATCCTGGCCAGTGGCCTGTTGGCGACCTATCACAACCATCGCAGCAGCCAGATCGCCGCGCGCAACTTGCCCAAGGTCGATCCCATTGCCACCGAGGTATAG
- a CDS encoding sulfurtransferase yields the protein MIYQTLISASELKARAAHINLVIVDCRHDLANPDFGRQAYAAGHLPQARFAHLDELLSGPKTDAAGRFHGRHPLPDRQQFVQAMRALGINNDTQVVAYDAHGGMFAARLWWLLRWIGHSDVAVLDGGMAAWQAIGEPLSAETPAPATPGSIQDLTSLVQTVDAQALVENIKTQALQVIDARAPDRFRGENETLDAVGGHIPGAKNRFFKDNLQADGRFKGAAQLREEWLTLLGDPQAAVMQCGSGVTACHNLLALEVAGLAGARLYPGSWSEWSSNPQRPVATGS from the coding sequence ATGATCTACCAAACCCTCATCAGCGCCAGCGAATTGAAGGCGCGCGCCGCCCATATCAACCTGGTGATCGTCGATTGCCGCCACGACCTGGCCAATCCCGACTTCGGCCGCCAGGCCTATGCCGCCGGCCATCTGCCGCAGGCGCGCTTTGCCCATCTGGATGAGCTGCTCTCCGGCCCCAAGACCGATGCCGCGGGCCGCTTCCATGGCCGCCATCCGCTGCCGGACCGCCAGCAGTTCGTGCAGGCCATGCGCGCACTGGGCATCAACAATGACACCCAGGTAGTGGCCTATGACGCCCATGGCGGCATGTTCGCCGCGCGCCTGTGGTGGCTGCTGCGCTGGATCGGCCACAGCGACGTGGCCGTGCTGGACGGTGGCATGGCGGCCTGGCAGGCCATCGGCGAGCCGCTCAGCGCCGAGACGCCGGCGCCAGCCACACCAGGCAGCATCCAGGATCTGACTTCGCTGGTGCAGACCGTCGATGCCCAGGCGCTGGTGGAGAACATCAAGACCCAGGCGCTGCAGGTGATCGACGCCCGCGCACCGGATCGTTTCCGCGGTGAGAACGAGACGCTGGATGCGGTGGGAGGCCATATCCCGGGCGCGAAGAACCGCTTCTTCAAGGACAACCTGCAAGCCGATGGCCGCTTCAAGGGGGCGGCGCAACTGCGCGAGGAATGGCTGACGCTGCTGGGCGATCCGCAGGCAGCGGTGATGCAGTGCGGCTCGGGCGTGACGGCCTGCCATAACCTGCTGGCGCTGGAAGTGGCCGGATTGGCTGGTGCGCGCCTGTATCCGGGATCGTGGAGCGAATGGAGTTCCAATCCGCAGCGGCCGGTCGCCACCGGAAGCTGA
- a CDS encoding LysR family transcriptional regulator, protein MISIRQLRYFVEIVEARGYTRAAERLFVAQSALSRQIKELEADLDVVLLRREAKTFELTQAGQDFYERSRKILLDLDRAVAQARTIGKGEHGALRLLHSSSVPLTAPLGPMLNEALKAFPGISLEISQAPSEYQAREIVEGSADIGLARLPILRANPNLASTVLYRERLVAAVPAGHRLAQRQEVEIAELRDEFFVTVPHRDRGGLSYLVAERCIAHGFYPRVARATSRKNSLLSLVNAGFGIAVVPQSMASTSLAAGVSFPALKDPDFHSEVALLRRRDAPAMVGQFVEAFVARLHEAGLSAPAPG, encoded by the coding sequence ATGATTTCCATCCGGCAGTTGCGTTATTTCGTCGAGATCGTCGAGGCGCGTGGCTATACCCGGGCCGCCGAGCGGCTCTTCGTGGCGCAGTCGGCGCTGAGCCGGCAGATCAAGGAGCTGGAGGCCGATCTCGATGTGGTGCTGCTCAGACGCGAGGCCAAGACCTTCGAGCTGACCCAGGCCGGCCAGGATTTCTATGAGCGCAGCCGCAAGATCCTGCTCGACCTGGACCGCGCCGTGGCCCAGGCCCGCACCATCGGCAAGGGCGAGCATGGCGCCCTGCGGCTGCTGCATTCCAGCTCGGTGCCGTTGACCGCGCCGCTGGGACCAATGTTGAACGAAGCGCTCAAGGCCTTTCCCGGCATCTCGCTGGAAATCTCGCAGGCGCCGTCCGAATACCAGGCCCGCGAGATCGTCGAGGGCAGCGCCGATATCGGCCTGGCGCGCCTGCCCATCCTGCGCGCCAATCCCAACCTGGCGAGCACGGTGCTGTATCGCGAACGCCTGGTGGCGGCGGTGCCGGCCGGACACAGGCTGGCGCAGCGGCAGGAAGTGGAGATCGCCGAATTGCGGGATGAATTCTTCGTGACGGTGCCGCATCGTGATCGCGGCGGTTTGAGCTACTTGGTGGCCGAGCGCTGTATCGCGCATGGCTTCTATCCCCGCGTGGCGCGCGCCACCTCGCGCAAGAATTCGCTGCTCAGCCTGGTCAACGCCGGCTTTGGCATCGCCGTGGTGCCGCAGAGCATGGCCAGCACCTCGCTGGCGGCCGGGGTCAGCTTCCCGGCCCTGAAGGATCCTGATTTCCACTCCGAAGTGGCCTTGCTGCGCCGGCGTGATGCGCCCGCCATGGTCGGCCAGTTCGTCGAGGCTTTCGTGGCCCGCCTGCACGAGGCGGGCCTGTCCGCTCCGGCCCCCGGCTGA